The sequence below is a genomic window from Methylotuvimicrobium alcaliphilum 20Z.
TGTTGTTGGTATTGTTTTTTATCGGTGCCGGACGTTATGTCAGCATCGATTATTGGCTGGCGGCAAAATACTCAGAGGAATAGCTATATGTTGATTAAATCCAAAGCGGTCGTTTCGGAAAACGACGTGACCGACCGGACGGTTTTCGAAGCCCGCAGAAGCATTATTAAAGCCGCGCTGACGTTACCTTTGGCGGGAGCATTACCAGGTGTTTCGGAGGCTAAAAACAAAATATACACCGAGGTTCCGGTCGGCCCCTATTCGGCGGATCTTGAGCCGAACAAATTTGAAGATGTCGCTAACTACACTAATTATTATGAATTCTCGACCAATAAGACAGACTCGACAGTCTTGGCGCGGCGCTTGGTAACAAGGCCTTGGTCGGTCGCTGTCGAAGGCGAAGTCGAAGCGCCCGGCGTCTACGATTTGGAGGATATTCTCAAAACCAATCCTTTGGAGCAGCGTATTTACCGATTTAGATGTGTCGAGGCTTGGTCCATGGTTGTGCCGTGGATCGGCTTTCCTTTGGGGGAAATGCTGAAGCAGTTTAAGCCGACTTCGAAAGCTAAATATGTAGAATTTACGACATTATATAAACCGTCGATCATGGTCGGTCAGAAAAGTAATGTATTGGAATGGCCTTATGTCGAAGGTTTGCGTATCGATGAAGCAATGCACCCCCTAGCCTTCATTGCAACCGGAATGTACGACGATGTTTTGCCTAATCAAAACGGCGCCCCGTTACGTCTGGTCGTTCCTTGGAAATACGGATTTAAGAGCATCAAGGCGATCGTCAAGATTCGCTTTCAAGAGGACATGCCACAAACGGCCTGGAATAAAAGCGCACCGCATGAATACGGTTTTTTTGCCAACGTTAATCCGGACGTGTCGCACCCGCGCTGGAGCCAAAGCCGCGAACGCATACTTGGCGCAAGTATTTTCACACCTAAACGCAAAACCGAGTTATTCAACGGGTATGGCGAAGCTGTCGCGTCTTTATATGCGGGTATGGATTTGACGAAGAATTTTTAATCGAGTGATTCAGAACGCCGATCAAAACACGGGGCCCGATATACCTGCTCCTTTGATACAGAACAACCGTATTCTCTAGCGCGCAGTGCATTAGAAAGTAATTATTGACTTTCTTCTAAATGGTTTATTTAGGATTTCGTGATAAATAACGTCCTGGAACTATGGGCCTTGTTGAGGGTTCGGTCAGGGCAAACGCATTAAAATAATCAACATATCAATATGTTATCCTGTTGCTTAGAACGCTTGGTCAATTCAGTTTAACTTATGGTACCCCTCCCTGGGCCCCGTTAGGCCGCGCCGAGCACTGGCGATTTTGCCGAGAATAGCCCGTTAGGGGAGCGGCAGGGATGCCGCTCGTTTTCGGAGGGCTAAGGATCACTGCCATTAAGTTAAGGATTTTTCCGTTCGCCCTGAGCCTGTCGAAGGGTGAATGGAAAAATCCTGGGTCGATAAGTTAAGCCGTCCATGGTTCGACAGGCTCACCACGAACGGCTTAACTTAATGGCAGTGAGCGTTAGGTGAGGGATCGAGCATCCTTAGTCACCTGCCGAATTTTGAAGTACGAAGGTATATTTACGGCCAAATCCTTAGTAGGAAAGAGAACCGTTTCAACTGCAAACGCGAACATAGTCTTATTTAAGGCATCTCGGCCGGGCGGGTAAACACATAATCGGTTTTTTCGGCCTTGGCGTGGCATCCGGCGCATTCCTGCGCGAAATCGGCGTTATCACCGTAAGGTTTCAGTTCCTTGCCGACCCAGCGGGCGTAGCCCCAGCCTTGGGTCGCTTGGAATTTTTTGGCGTCCTTGATCATGAATTCGAAATGTTGCACATCGCCTGGAACCGTCGCGGCTTCCCACAAAGGGTGCTGTCTGTCTTTCCAGACCAGTTTGGCCAGAATCGTGCCGTCCGGCCAAGGGTTGGTATTGCCGCTGCGAGCGGCCTTGACTGCGATGCTGTTACCGAGGATTCCGCGTAGCGAATTGTTGTCGGTTCGGTGCGCGACGCCGATGAATTGCCAGTTTTGATAATTTTTCGGTATTTCGATGCCGTTCGGTGCGGGCGCCGGTTGTTTGGTTTCGGCATAAACGCCGAAAGATATCGACAGGCTGATGGCGATCGTTGAACACAGTCGTAATGGTAATGTGTATTTCATGGATTATTTCCTCTTCACGTTAACTTAAGCGTAACTATTCAGTCCCCCGTCAATTACCCTAGCAGGACGGGGTTTGCAACCCCGTCCTAAACGTTTTGACTTTGGCCGAAGTTAGCCGAAATGTTTAGGGCAAACCGAAACGTTGGGGACGGGTTAAATAACCCGTCCCGCAGAAGTGGCTACGACTGGCCACTGCTCGGACAATTGGCTTCAGCAAGCTGAAGCATCTTGCTAATCAGGTAACTTAATGGCAGTGACGCTCTGCGTGGGAACGCCTGAGTACCGCTCCAGCGGTACGAGACGCTAGAGCGTCTCGGTCTTCATTCACACGCCGGAGCGTGGGAACGATAGGGGTGTGAATAATTACACTTAAACTGATGGCTTCCTGTCGGTTGATATTTGATGATCCTAAAATGTATTTCACCATGAAGATCATAATTAATAATAAGTTAATTCGATAGCTTGCTATTCATTGGTAGGGGCTGATTCCAAAAAATGCCATTTATTATTTACCATGAAGAGCATGAAGGACTTGAAGACGCAGTGTTTTCAATTTAAATGCGTTACTAATCATTAACAGCCTATGTCATCATTATTGCCGCTGGAGTACTGGCTTTGCCTGCACTCAGTCCCGCCATTGTTTTGATGTTTTTTAGTCATTAACTGGATCTGAAAACTCAGTATTTTTGCATTGAGTTTATCCATGTAAGTGCATCTGTGCCATTGGGACAGTTCATAAAGCACTCAATTCTCTTCCCTTCATTATCTTCATGCTCTTCATGGTAATAAACAAGTTATAAACATTGTACTGCATTAGCACCCATTGGTGGTAAGCGGTAAGCTTATTCTGAATGTGCTGCCTTTGCCGATATTGGATTCTACCTCAATCTTACCGTTGTGGTTTTGGATGATTTTATAGGATAGCGATAAACCCAATCCGGTTCCTTGGCCAACCGGTTTCGTCGTGAAAAACGGGTCGAAAAGTTTAGAGCGGATTTCTTCAGGAATACCTTTTCCGGTGTCTTCGATTTCAATCCAAATATGGTCTTTTTCGGTTCCGGTTCTGATATAAATAGTACCGAACGTTTCGATGGCGTGAGCGGCGTTGACCAATAAGTTCATGAATATCTGATTCATCTGTGCGCCGATGCATCGATATGGTTTTAATCCGCTATATTCCTTGACGATTTTCGCTTTGTATTTGAGTTCGTTTTGGATGATATTCAAGGTGGCGTCGATACCGGCCTCGATGTCGAATAGTTCCATTTCCTGCTTGTCGATTCGAGAGAAATCTCTAAGATCTTGTACGATCTTACGCGCGCGCGTTGCTCCTTCGATCGATTCCTCGACCAGATCCGACAAGTCGGTTTTTAGATAATCGATATCGATGTTTTCCTTGAGCTGATGATAAGCAAGAACTTCGCGGTTATCGGCGGGCAGTTCTTGGGCAAGCTTTTCGGCGGTCTCCGAAAACAGCAGGATATCGTTCAGGTATTGTTTTAAGCTATTCAGGTTGGAAAAAACATAACCTAACGGATTGTTGATTTCATGAGCGACACCGGCTGCTAGTTGCCCGATCGATGCCATTTTTTCGGATTGAATCAAATGGGCTTGGGTTTCTTTTAGGCGTGCATTCAGTCGGACTTGTTCGTTTTTTTCCGCTTCCAAGGTTTTGTTGGCATCGAGCAACTGCTGCGTCCGTTCCTCAACTTGTTCCATCAATAACTGATTGATGCGGGCGATTGTGATTTCGGCATTCTTTTGATTGGTAATATCCATGCCGCAGCCCAGGAGTCCGGCAAAACTGCCGTTTCTTCTGATTCGCGGGACGCCGGTTTCCAGAATCCAGACAATACTTTCATCTTCTCGACGCAAGCGGTATTGGATTTTGAATTTTTTTAAGTCGGATGCGGCATGGGTATAGGTATCCGCAACTTTATCCCGATCGTCGGGATGTATCATATCCAACCATTGCGAATGATTGCCGGAGCCTAAGGGGATATTGAATTTTTTATGCCGGTAACGATTGCAGAAGACCGGAATGTTTTTGGCATTGGAAATCCATATCAATGCCGGTAAATTATCGGCCATTTCCTTGAATCGGTCTTCGCTTTCCCGTAAGGCCGAATAGAGATTGCTTTGCATGATAATGCCGGCTTGGTCGATTTTAGCCGCATCTGAAATCGGCTTGCCGAGAATGCGGTCGGCCATTTTTTTATCGGTGCCGAGTATGTGCCGGTATAGCCAGTCGAAAAGAAAATCCAGTAAGTGATGCAGTAAAAAAGATGCGTTGTCCGGTTTCTGGTTGCGCGCTTCGACGATTGTTTCGACAAATTGTCGATGTTCGTTCTTGTGCGATGTGAACAATGCTTCCTCGAAGTCCGATTGTTGCATCAATTTCTCTTCTTCGTCGAAATGATAGCGCGTGTAATCGATCAAATCGTCGAGAAGCTCGGTAATTGTATCGGGGGCATGGCCTAAGGCTACGGCTTCGTCGAGACGGTTGATCAGCTCTAAAAGTCGACGGTGCTGATCGTCGACGCTGCTTATGCCTAATTTAAGACTATCGTTCCAAGTTAAAATAGAATCCATATTATTCGAGTCGGTTAAGGATTTCGTGAAAAATAACTTCCTGGAGCTATGAGTTTTGTAGCGAGTTACCGAACCTGCTTGCCT
It includes:
- a CDS encoding cytochrome P460 family protein translates to MKYTLPLRLCSTIAISLSISFGVYAETKQPAPAPNGIEIPKNYQNWQFIGVAHRTDNNSLRGILGNSIAVKAARSGNTNPWPDGTILAKLVWKDRQHPLWEAATVPGDVQHFEFMIKDAKKFQATQGWGYARWVGKELKPYGDNADFAQECAGCHAKAEKTDYVFTRPAEMP
- the msrP gene encoding protein-methionine-sulfoxide reductase catalytic subunit MsrP; translated protein: MLIKSKAVVSENDVTDRTVFEARRSIIKAALTLPLAGALPGVSEAKNKIYTEVPVGPYSADLEPNKFEDVANYTNYYEFSTNKTDSTVLARRLVTRPWSVAVEGEVEAPGVYDLEDILKTNPLEQRIYRFRCVEAWSMVVPWIGFPLGEMLKQFKPTSKAKYVEFTTLYKPSIMVGQKSNVLEWPYVEGLRIDEAMHPLAFIATGMYDDVLPNQNGAPLRLVVPWKYGFKSIKAIVKIRFQEDMPQTAWNKSAPHEYGFFANVNPDVSHPRWSQSRERILGASIFTPKRKTELFNGYGEAVASLYAGMDLTKNF
- a CDS encoding bacteriohemerythrin translates to MDSILTWNDSLKLGISSVDDQHRRLLELINRLDEAVALGHAPDTITELLDDLIDYTRYHFDEEEKLMQQSDFEEALFTSHKNEHRQFVETIVEARNQKPDNASFLLHHLLDFLFDWLYRHILGTDKKMADRILGKPISDAAKIDQAGIIMQSNLYSALRESEDRFKEMADNLPALIWISNAKNIPVFCNRYRHKKFNIPLGSGNHSQWLDMIHPDDRDKVADTYTHAASDLKKFKIQYRLRREDESIVWILETGVPRIRRNGSFAGLLGCGMDITNQKNAEITIARINQLLMEQVEERTQQLLDANKTLEAEKNEQVRLNARLKETQAHLIQSEKMASIGQLAAGVAHEINNPLGYVFSNLNSLKQYLNDILLFSETAEKLAQELPADNREVLAYHQLKENIDIDYLKTDLSDLVEESIEGATRARKIVQDLRDFSRIDKQEMELFDIEAGIDATLNIIQNELKYKAKIVKEYSGLKPYRCIGAQMNQIFMNLLVNAAHAIETFGTIYIRTGTEKDHIWIEIEDTGKGIPEEIRSKLFDPFFTTKPVGQGTGLGLSLSYKIIQNHNGKIEVESNIGKGSTFRISLPLTTNGC